A genome region from Pangasianodon hypophthalmus isolate fPanHyp1 chromosome 11, fPanHyp1.pri, whole genome shotgun sequence includes the following:
- the tmem221 gene encoding transmembrane protein 221 has protein sequence MSYSQRALLVLALLGVLSAIMSLMSVSLIFQLNAGVKESGSAVPGEMWAVLKPLSAVLSALSLTLNSSSAIICLLHSHFTTEMWTEHTHSYRAEWFLSDSRVIRHVAIGLFCTGISFYLGGLSIYMLLVFEIETGIAGVCVLSSGVLVLLVLVAHTLVRATCTSKHFDNQHINTMYQNDPESSAGICTVASELSLREKTTRQRSEDSMNHLFSYTEPKQQYSSEREAYGGSGRMHRTLSSESSLLQTHIKPWNGVNHEMRTVLTRKATGKDSTLV, from the exons ATGAGCTACAGCCAGCGCGCTCTGCTTGTCCTGGCGCTGCTGGGGGTTTTGTCGGCGATCATGTCGCTGATGTCGGTGAGTCTGATTTTCCAGCTGAACGCCGGGGTGAAGGAGTCTGGATCCGCGGTGCCGGGGGAGATGTGGGCCGTGTTAAAGCCGCTCTCCGCCGTGCTCTctgcgctctctctcactctcaacTCCAGCTCTGCCATCATCTGCCTGCTGCACTCACACTTCACCACCGAGATGtggacagaacacacacacagctacag GGCTGAATGGTTCCTGTCAGACAGCAGGGTCATTCGGCATGTCGCTATCGGCTTGTTTTGCACTGGGATTTCTTTTTACCTGGGTG GCTTGTCCATTTACATGCTGCTGGTCTTTGAGATTGAGACAGGaatagcaggtgtgtgtgtgctctcctCTGGTGTACTGGTGCTGCTGGTTTTAGTAGCTCATACGCTGGTCCGGGCCACATGTACATCCAAACACTTTGACAACCAACACATCAATACCATGTACCAGAACGACCCAGAGAGCAGCGCTGGCATCTGCACAGTAGCATCAGAGCTTAGCCTCAGAGAAAAGACCACAAGACAACGCAGTGAAGACAGCATGAACCATCTGTTCTCCTACACAGAGCCCAAACAACAATACTCCAGTGAAAGAGAGGCTTATGGTGGGAGTGGACGCATGCACAGGACCCTGTCTTCTGAATCCAGCCTGCTCCAGACACACATAAAGCCCTGGAATGGCGTCAACCACGAGATGAGAACTGTGCTGACTCGCAAAGCCACGGGCAAAGACTCCACATTAGTGTGA
- the mef2b gene encoding myocyte-specific enhancer factor 2B produces the protein MNSWRMKCTVVKHRAEDTELLIVLYCSTYQHQNRSLEKNIMGRKKIQISRILDQRNRQVTFTKRKFGLMKKAYELSVLCDCEIALIIFNSTNRLFQYASTDMDKVLLKYTEYSEPHESRTNTDILETLRRKGLGLEGAELDHEDSMQTGQEKYLLNEGMDLSISRQRYYAPSILPSEAQMLMGVGCENGYPSNANLGANRPSSFKPLSSRPGSAGPPGANTHSALMGAHTGFGYSVFSHGNLSRALDMKTPPPLSLTNDGRRGEVQAGVGVARGNLTNARALYQSMHSGGHMMAMGKPWNYGTSEFCHPGYAVGFQRSSANTWQPLTQQEPQPSVIHTGMSTGGGCSYSSQGSSPSSPPLSSLNLNIKSERASPEHTLSPATPSSHHSPVGGPDGMSRPPPGPYVDTDREESEPSLKHMEVGDGWQR, from the exons ATGAACAGCTGGAGGATGAAGTGTACAGTAGTAAAGCACAGAGCTGAAGacacagagctgctgattgTCCTCTACTGTTCAACATATCAGCATCAG AACCGTTCTCTGGAAAAGAACATCATGGggagaaagaaaatacagaTCTCACGGATTCTTGACCAACGAAACCGCCAG GTGACGTTCACCAAGCGTAAGTTTGGCCTAATGAAAAAGGCCTACGAGCTGAGTGTGCTGTGTGACTGTGAAATTGCTCTCATCATCTTCAATAGCACCAATCGTCTCTTCCAGTACGCCAGCACTGACATGGACAAAGTGCTCCTCAAATACACTGAGTACAGCGAGCCTCACGAGAGCCGCACCAACACTGACATTCTGGAG ACCTTACGTAGGAAAGGGCTGGGCCTGGAGGGAGCTGAGCTTGATCATGAGGACAGCATGCAGACAGGCCAGGAGAAATATCTGCTGAATGAGGGCATGGATCTCTCCATCTCCAGGCAACGTTACTAT GCTCCCTCTATCCTTCCTTCAGAGGCTCAGATGCTAATGGGTGTTGGCTGTGAGAATGGTTACCCATCGAACGCGAATCTGGGAGCAAACAGACCTTCATCCTTCAAACCTCTGAGCTCTAGGCCTGGATCTGCCGGTCCTCCCGGAGCCAACACACACTCCGCACTCATGGGCGCACACACAG GCTTCGGCTACTCAGTGTTTTCCCATGGCAACCTGAGCAGAGCACTGGATATGAAGACTCCGCCTCCACTGAGTTTGACCAATGATGGACGGCGTGGGGAGGTCCAAGCGGGAGTGGGTGTAGCCCGCGGCAATCTGACCAACGCG AGAGCGCTGTATCAGAGCATGCACTCTGGAGGCCACATGATGGCCATGGGGAAACCCTGGAATTATGGGACTTCAG AGTTTTGCCACCCAGGATACGCAGTGGGGTTTCAGCGCAGCTCTGCAAACACCTGGCAGCCTCTCACACAGCAGGAGCCGCAGCCATCTGTGATCCACACAGG GATGTCCACAGGTGGAGGCTGTTCTTACTCTTCCCAAGGCTCCTCCCCCTCTTCTCCACCTCTCTCCTCCCTCAACCTGAACATCAAATCAGAGCGTGCCTCTCCTGAACACACGCTCTCCCCGGCCACACCTTCTTCCCATCATTCACCAGTGGGTGGTCCTGACGGGATGAGCCGGCCACCTCCCGGGCCGTACGTGGACACGGACAGGGAGGAGAGTGAGCCCAGTTTGAAGCACATGGAGGTCGGTGATGGCTGGCAGAGATAA